In Chelonia mydas isolate rCheMyd1 chromosome 28, rCheMyd1.pri.v2, whole genome shotgun sequence, a single window of DNA contains:
- the CNTROB gene encoding centrobin isoform X3, whose amino-acid sequence MAEKGTCPGLDASLRSEDLLSDMEPLPLSAPATPAQPFGSEVTAQLYASLHRSRQAERDACSQLQPPDLEALAEELSRTLSAGVEASARRKGGESRHVAEMETVRSRLRTMLQDSRELPPAGGALGLGTVERKDDDDSFESDSTTALLAARPLQELSPPGSVCGLEELFPRYASLRLGTPPEPVPATEPVLLKEALAKERARRKHCERHVQGLQSRALELQQQLAAAISADMKKDSMIEQLDKTLAKVVEGWNRQEAERTELLRGLQAEKEAAQRALSEQRERVSQLEARLEQVLEDLSREQQAASQQREEAAALEEEKAGLLRSLEAERQRGRGLQAEREQGQCQLEALRATLEEQQAGWAQRERQLEQRCQALRDESAGQLEREKVAMQREAQRAADAQQVLASAQADSQRLESELEAARSERDGLQMEISLVKARCEAQKAKLEAELKVALEQQVTERLARVHEDSLRQTGAMREQHRKQLLELSGHHERELGSQLAQFRAELAEREERQRRLVEDYELRLARQEEAARELQAGKWRLEAQRADMVARLQAMMQSHWNEALRVLTGDPSSQSPAKGPRQPPVSDAASLSEPERLGQPPSPALPGKLESWQGDPCGGAGDGEAGGWAFAQAVPLQPVTQRSSLPAARGPERFLPLAPSGCVSAELAQLLNQSLRSQPGFQPLEPQLDDSAGPGLSLHPPHLAEHPYLEDEGGPSDGETPPNSSLESGGRVPPGQLHPELQYYMALLLEQMPSDPHSQERPGGESPPRPTGQAQPQGQPGLAREDHPSLWETLRPHGPQRAPPTAAVQKTKVPLAKASYGQRNLEPPSPPQRPAAGGEGGVLSPRQVAEVSRLLRLYQAKGRVAPSSEELFAYLRSGDSSGPDVKGDGGHVNQAARRNLDPRLPEAGRREVGPPRRPSSGRPGPEKTHGPSKGGRKAAQLGPRAGRGGGVWR is encoded by the exons ATGGCGGAGAAGGGCACCTGCCCCGGGCTGGACGCCTCCCTGCGCAGCGAGGACCTGCTCAGCGACATGGAGCCGCTGCCCCTCTCGGCCCCGGCCACGCCGGCCCAGCCCTTCGGCTCCGAGGTGACGGCCCAGCTCTACGCCTCCCTGCACCGCAGCCGTCAGGCCGAGCGGGAcgcctgctcccagctgcagccgccCGACCTGGAGGCCCTGGCCGAGGAGCTGAGCCGCACGCTCTCGGCCGGGGTGGAGGCGAGCGCCCGCAGGAAG GGTGGGGAGTCGCGGCATGTGGCCGAGATGGAGACCGTGAGGTCGCGCCTGCGGACCATGCTGCAGGATTCCCGTGAGCTGCCCCctg cagggggcgccctcGGCCTGGGGACGGTGGAGCGGAAGGATGATGACGACTCCTTTGAGAGCGACAGCACCACTGCCCTCCTCGC CGCCAGGCCCCTGCAGGAGCTGTCCCCGCCCGGCTCGGTGTGTGGCCTGGAGGAGCTGTTTCCCCGCTACGCCAGCCTGCGCCTTGGCACACCCCCTGAGCCCGTGCCCGCCACGGAGCCCGTGCTGCTGAAGGAGGCACTGGCCAAGGAACGGGCCCGCAGGAAG CACTGTGAACGGCACGTGCAGGGCCTGCAGAGCcgagccctggagctgcagcagcagctggccgcAGCCATCTCCGCTGACATGAAGAAGGACAGTATGATCGAGCAGCTGGACAAG ACGCTGGCCAAGGTGGTGGAGGGCTGGAACCGGCAGGAGGCGGAGCGGACGGAGCTGCTGCGGGGGCTGCAGGCGGAGAAGGAGGCGGCGCAGCGGGCGCTGAGCGAGCAGCGGGAG AGGGTGTCGCAGCTGGAGGCGCGGCTGGAGCAGGTGCTGGAGGACCTGAGCCGGGAGCAGCAGGCGGCGAGCCAGCAGCGCGAGGAGGCAGCAGCGCTG gaggaggagaaggcggGGCTGCTGCGGAGCCTGGAGGCGGAGCgccagcgggggcgggggctgcaggcGGAGCGGGAGCAGGGGCAGTGCCAGCTGGAGGCGCTGCGGGCCacgctggaggagcagcaggcgGGCTGGGCGCAGCGGGAGCGCCAGCTGGAGCAGCGTTGCCAGGCACTGCGGGACGAGAGCGCCGGGCAGCTGGAGCGAGAGAAG GTGGCCATGCAGCGGGAGGCCCAGCGCGCCGCAGACGCCCAGCAGGTCCTGGCCTCAGCGCAGGCCGACTCCCAGCGCCTGGAGAGCGAGCTGGAGGCGGCGCGGAGCGAGCGGGACGGGCTGCAGATGGAGATCAGCCTGGTGAAG gcgcggtgcgagGCCCAGAAGGCGAAGCTGGAGGCGGAGCTGAAGGTGGCGCTGGAGCAGCAGGTGACGGAGCGGCTGGCGCGGGTGCATGAAGACAGCCTGCGCCAGACGGGCGCCATGCGGGAGCAGCACAG gaagCAGCTCCTGGAGCTCAGCGGGCACCACGAGCGGGAGCTGGGCAGTCAGCTGGCGCAGTTCCGGGCCGAGCTGGCCGAGCGCGAGGAGCGTCAGCGGCGCCTGGTCGAGGACTACGAGCTGAG GCTGGCCCGGCAAGAGGAGGCGGCGCGGGAGCTGCAGGCCGGGAAGTGGCGGCTGGAAGCCCAGCGAGCTGACATGGTGGCCCGGCTCCAGGCCATGATGCAGTCGCACTGGAACGAGGCCCTGCGCGTGCTGACCGGAGATCCCTCCTCGCAGTCCCCCGCCAAGGGCCCCCGCCAG CCTCCTGTCTCCGACGCCGCCTCCCTGTCGGAGCCGGAGCgcctgggccagccccccagccccgccctgcccgggAAGCTGGAGAGCTGGCAGGGGGACCCCTGCGGCGGTGCCGGGGACGGCGAAGCGGGGGGCTGGGCCTTCGCCCAAGCGGTGCCCCTGCAGCCCGTCACCCAGCGCAGCTCCCTGCCGGCGGCGCGGGGCCCCGAGCGCTTCCTGCCCCTGGCACCCAGCGGGTGCGTCTCTGCCGAGCTGGCACAGCTCCTGAACCAGAGCCTCCGGAGCCAGCCGGGCTTCCAGCCGCTGGAGCCGCAGCTCGACGACTCCGCCGGGCCAG GGCTAAGCTTGCACCCCCCTCACCTGGCGGAGCACCCGTACCTCGAGGACGAGGGGGGGCCCAGCGATGGCGAGACCCCCCCGAACAGCAGCctggagagcggggggcgggtgCCCCCCGGCCAGCTGCACCCGGAGCTGCAGTACTATATGGCACTG CTGCTGGAGCAGATGCCGAGTGacccccacagtcaggagagGCCGGGGGGTgagagccccccccgccccacgggccaggcccagccccaagGCCAGCCAG gctTGGCCCGGGAGGACCATCCCTCGCTGTGGGAGACGCTCCGGCCCCACGGCCCCCAGCGCGCCCCCCCCACCGCCGCCGTGCAGAAGACCAAGGTGCCGCTCGCCAAAGCCAGCTACGGGCAGCGGAATCTGGAGCCGCCGAGCCCCCCGCAGCGCCCAGCTG CAGGCGGCGAGGGGGGCGTCCTGTCTCCCCGGCAGGTAGCCGAGGTCTCCCGGCTGCTGCGGCTGTACCAGGCCAAGGGCCGCGTGGCCCCCTCCTCCGAGGAGCTGTTCGCCTACCTGCGCTCCGGCGACAGCAGCGG GCCCGATGTGAAGGGCGACGGGGGCCACGTGAACCAGGCCGCCCGCAGGAACCTTGACCCCAGGCTGCCTGaggctggcaggagagag GTGGGTCCCCCCCGGCGCCCGTCCAGCGGCCGGCCCGGCCCCGAGAAGACGCACGGTCCCAGCAAGGGCGGGCGGAAGGCGGCCCAGCTTGGCCCCCGCGCCGGCAGGGGGGGCGGCGTGTGGAGATGA
- the CNTROB gene encoding centrobin isoform X5, whose protein sequence is MAEKGTCPGLDASLRSEDLLSDMEPLPLSAPATPAQPFGSEVTAQLYASLHRSRQAERDACSQLQPPDLEALAEELSRTLSAGVEASARRKGGESRHVAEMETVRSRLRTMLQDSRELPPGGALGLGTVERKDDDDSFESDSTTALLAARPLQELSPPGSVCGLEELFPRYASLRLGTPPEPVPATEPVLLKEALAKERARRKHCERHVQGLQSRALELQQQLAAAISADMKKDSMIEQLDKTLAKVVEGWNRQEAERTELLRGLQAEKEAAQRALSEQRERVSQLEARLEQVLEDLSREQQAASQQREEAAALEEEKAGLLRSLEAERQRGRGLQAEREQGQCQLEALRATLEEQQAGWAQRERQLEQRCQALRDESAGQLEREKVAMQREAQRAADAQQVLASAQADSQRLESELEAARSERDGLQMEISLVKARCEAQKAKLEAELKVALEQQVTERLARVHEDSLRQTGAMREQHRKQLLELSGHHERELGSQLAQFRAELAEREERQRRLVEDYELRLARQEEAARELQAGKWRLEAQRADMVARLQAMMQSHWNEALRVLTGDPSSQSPAKGPRQPPVSDAASLSEPERLGQPPSPALPGKLESWQGDPCGGAGDGEAGGWAFAQAVPLQPVTQRSSLPAARGPERFLPLAPSGCVSAELAQLLNQSLRSQPGFQPLEPQLDDSAGPGLSLHPPHLAEHPYLEDEGGPSDGETPPNSSLESGGRVPPGQLHPELQYYMALLLEQMPSDPHSQERPGGESPPRPTGQAQPQGQPGLAREDHPSLWETLRPHGPQRAPPTAAVQKTKVPLAKASYGQRNLEPPSPPQRPAAGGEGGVLSPRQVAEVSRLLRLYQAKGRVAPSSEELFAYLRSGDSSGPDVKGDGGHVNQAARRNLDPRLPEAGRREVGPPRRPSSGRPGPEKTHGPSKGGRKAAQLGPRAGRGGGVWR, encoded by the exons ATGGCGGAGAAGGGCACCTGCCCCGGGCTGGACGCCTCCCTGCGCAGCGAGGACCTGCTCAGCGACATGGAGCCGCTGCCCCTCTCGGCCCCGGCCACGCCGGCCCAGCCCTTCGGCTCCGAGGTGACGGCCCAGCTCTACGCCTCCCTGCACCGCAGCCGTCAGGCCGAGCGGGAcgcctgctcccagctgcagccgccCGACCTGGAGGCCCTGGCCGAGGAGCTGAGCCGCACGCTCTCGGCCGGGGTGGAGGCGAGCGCCCGCAGGAAG GGTGGGGAGTCGCGGCATGTGGCCGAGATGGAGACCGTGAGGTCGCGCCTGCGGACCATGCTGCAGGATTCCCGTGAGCTGCCCCctg ggggcgccctcGGCCTGGGGACGGTGGAGCGGAAGGATGATGACGACTCCTTTGAGAGCGACAGCACCACTGCCCTCCTCGC CGCCAGGCCCCTGCAGGAGCTGTCCCCGCCCGGCTCGGTGTGTGGCCTGGAGGAGCTGTTTCCCCGCTACGCCAGCCTGCGCCTTGGCACACCCCCTGAGCCCGTGCCCGCCACGGAGCCCGTGCTGCTGAAGGAGGCACTGGCCAAGGAACGGGCCCGCAGGAAG CACTGTGAACGGCACGTGCAGGGCCTGCAGAGCcgagccctggagctgcagcagcagctggccgcAGCCATCTCCGCTGACATGAAGAAGGACAGTATGATCGAGCAGCTGGACAAG ACGCTGGCCAAGGTGGTGGAGGGCTGGAACCGGCAGGAGGCGGAGCGGACGGAGCTGCTGCGGGGGCTGCAGGCGGAGAAGGAGGCGGCGCAGCGGGCGCTGAGCGAGCAGCGGGAG AGGGTGTCGCAGCTGGAGGCGCGGCTGGAGCAGGTGCTGGAGGACCTGAGCCGGGAGCAGCAGGCGGCGAGCCAGCAGCGCGAGGAGGCAGCAGCGCTG gaggaggagaaggcggGGCTGCTGCGGAGCCTGGAGGCGGAGCgccagcgggggcgggggctgcaggcGGAGCGGGAGCAGGGGCAGTGCCAGCTGGAGGCGCTGCGGGCCacgctggaggagcagcaggcgGGCTGGGCGCAGCGGGAGCGCCAGCTGGAGCAGCGTTGCCAGGCACTGCGGGACGAGAGCGCCGGGCAGCTGGAGCGAGAGAAG GTGGCCATGCAGCGGGAGGCCCAGCGCGCCGCAGACGCCCAGCAGGTCCTGGCCTCAGCGCAGGCCGACTCCCAGCGCCTGGAGAGCGAGCTGGAGGCGGCGCGGAGCGAGCGGGACGGGCTGCAGATGGAGATCAGCCTGGTGAAG gcgcggtgcgagGCCCAGAAGGCGAAGCTGGAGGCGGAGCTGAAGGTGGCGCTGGAGCAGCAGGTGACGGAGCGGCTGGCGCGGGTGCATGAAGACAGCCTGCGCCAGACGGGCGCCATGCGGGAGCAGCACAG gaagCAGCTCCTGGAGCTCAGCGGGCACCACGAGCGGGAGCTGGGCAGTCAGCTGGCGCAGTTCCGGGCCGAGCTGGCCGAGCGCGAGGAGCGTCAGCGGCGCCTGGTCGAGGACTACGAGCTGAG GCTGGCCCGGCAAGAGGAGGCGGCGCGGGAGCTGCAGGCCGGGAAGTGGCGGCTGGAAGCCCAGCGAGCTGACATGGTGGCCCGGCTCCAGGCCATGATGCAGTCGCACTGGAACGAGGCCCTGCGCGTGCTGACCGGAGATCCCTCCTCGCAGTCCCCCGCCAAGGGCCCCCGCCAG CCTCCTGTCTCCGACGCCGCCTCCCTGTCGGAGCCGGAGCgcctgggccagccccccagccccgccctgcccgggAAGCTGGAGAGCTGGCAGGGGGACCCCTGCGGCGGTGCCGGGGACGGCGAAGCGGGGGGCTGGGCCTTCGCCCAAGCGGTGCCCCTGCAGCCCGTCACCCAGCGCAGCTCCCTGCCGGCGGCGCGGGGCCCCGAGCGCTTCCTGCCCCTGGCACCCAGCGGGTGCGTCTCTGCCGAGCTGGCACAGCTCCTGAACCAGAGCCTCCGGAGCCAGCCGGGCTTCCAGCCGCTGGAGCCGCAGCTCGACGACTCCGCCGGGCCAG GGCTAAGCTTGCACCCCCCTCACCTGGCGGAGCACCCGTACCTCGAGGACGAGGGGGGGCCCAGCGATGGCGAGACCCCCCCGAACAGCAGCctggagagcggggggcgggtgCCCCCCGGCCAGCTGCACCCGGAGCTGCAGTACTATATGGCACTG CTGCTGGAGCAGATGCCGAGTGacccccacagtcaggagagGCCGGGGGGTgagagccccccccgccccacgggccaggcccagccccaagGCCAGCCAG gctTGGCCCGGGAGGACCATCCCTCGCTGTGGGAGACGCTCCGGCCCCACGGCCCCCAGCGCGCCCCCCCCACCGCCGCCGTGCAGAAGACCAAGGTGCCGCTCGCCAAAGCCAGCTACGGGCAGCGGAATCTGGAGCCGCCGAGCCCCCCGCAGCGCCCAGCTG CAGGCGGCGAGGGGGGCGTCCTGTCTCCCCGGCAGGTAGCCGAGGTCTCCCGGCTGCTGCGGCTGTACCAGGCCAAGGGCCGCGTGGCCCCCTCCTCCGAGGAGCTGTTCGCCTACCTGCGCTCCGGCGACAGCAGCGG GCCCGATGTGAAGGGCGACGGGGGCCACGTGAACCAGGCCGCCCGCAGGAACCTTGACCCCAGGCTGCCTGaggctggcaggagagag GTGGGTCCCCCCCGGCGCCCGTCCAGCGGCCGGCCCGGCCCCGAGAAGACGCACGGTCCCAGCAAGGGCGGGCGGAAGGCGGCCCAGCTTGGCCCCCGCGCCGGCAGGGGGGGCGGCGTGTGGAGATGA